A window of the Helianthus annuus cultivar XRQ/B chromosome 4, HanXRQr2.0-SUNRISE, whole genome shotgun sequence genome harbors these coding sequences:
- the LOC110892979 gene encoding uncharacterized protein LOC110892979, translated as MSNFAKLEFMALDITGKNYLSWALDAEIHLNANNLGDTIKEGNKMSTQDKAKAMIFLRHHIHESLKNEYLTIKDPLILWTNLKERYDHQKTVILPRARYEWINLRLQDFKSISEYNSAMFRITSQLILCGENISDKEMLEKTFSTFHASNIVLQQQYHERGFTKYSDLISCLLVAEQNNELLMKNHETRPVGTTPFPEVNVATYNDQSGSHGRGRGYQRGRGHGRSRGRGHGRASGRGNYHGVQFKNRRTHQKLHDNEKKSNDERGKKKSGTSSNACYQCGGNNHWAGTCRTARHLVELYQQSIKDKQKGIETNFTYEDGNVDVPSGEKDHTNVTNLDYDDFLIEQANLDSSDILADTNQLDACNFPYA; from the coding sequence ATGTCGAATTTTGCAAAGCTTGAGTTTATGGCTTTAGACATCACTGGGAAAAATTATTTGTCATGGGCTTTGGATGCTGAAATCCATCTAAATGCCAATAACCTTGGGGATACAATTAAAGAAGGAAATAAAATGAGTACCCAAGATAAAGCAAAGGCAATGATTTTCTTACGCCACCATATTCATGAGTCATTGAAAAATGAATATCTCACTATCAAAGATCCACTCATCCTATGGACCAATTTAAAAGAAAGGTATGACCATCAGAAAACAGTAATATTACCAAGAGCTCGTTATGAATGGATTAATTTAAGGTTGCAAGACTTTAAGTCTATAAGTGAGTATAACTCAGCAATGTTTAGAATCACGTCACAATTGATTCTATGTGGTGAAAATATTAGTGATAAGGAGATGTTGGAAAAAACATTCTCCACCTTTCACGCCTCAAACATTGTCTTGCAACAACAATATCATGAAAGGGGCTTCACCAAATACAGTGacttaatatcatgtttgctTGTGGCTGAGCAAAATAATGAGCTACTAATGAAAAACCATGAAACTCGTCCAGTTGGTACAACCCCATTCCCAGAAGTGAATGTGGCAACATATAATGACCAAAGTGGAAGTCACGGACGTGGTCGTGGCTATCAACGTGGGCGTGGTCATGGTCGTAGTCGTGGTCGTGGTCATGGACGTGCATCTGGTCGGGGGAATTATCATGGTGTTCAATTCAAAAATAGAAGAACCCACCAGAAGTTGCATGATAATGAAAAGAAATCCAATGATGAAAGAGGTAAAAAGAAAAGTGGAACCTCATCTAATGCATGCTATCAATGTGGTGGTAACAACCACTGGGCCGGTACATGTCGTACAGCCAGACACTTAGTAGAGCTTTACCAACAATCTATAAAAGACAAACAAAAAGGAATAGAGACAAATTTCACATATGAAGATGGAAATGTTGATGTCCCAAGTGGTGAAAAGGACCATACTAATGTAACTAATCTGGATTATGATGATTTCCTTATCGAGCAAGCTAATTTGGATTCTAGTGATATCTTGGCTGATACAAACCAGTTGGATGCTTGCAATTTTCCCTATGCATGA